One segment of Amycolatopsis alba DSM 44262 DNA contains the following:
- a CDS encoding DUF2631 domain-containing protein yields MASKAVEKRGRVGVDTVDPRDEPSAEWGWHGSFPKATRIAGWLSAIILLVMLYGNHHGWTENLWLIGLSLTLMFGLVLDIRKQRTAWRK; encoded by the coding sequence GTGGCGAGCAAAGCGGTCGAAAAGCGCGGCCGGGTGGGCGTCGACACCGTCGACCCCCGCGACGAGCCGTCGGCCGAGTGGGGCTGGCACGGTTCCTTCCCGAAGGCAACGCGGATCGCGGGCTGGCTGAGCGCGATCATCCTGCTGGTGATGCTGTACGGCAACCACCACGGCTGGACCGAGAACCTGTGGCTGATCGGGCTGTCGCTGACGCTGATGTTCGGCCTCGTGCTGGACATCCGCAAGCAGCGCACGGCCTGGCGCAAGTAG
- the dxr gene encoding 1-deoxy-D-xylulose-5-phosphate reductoisomerase → MTTSRSVLVLGSTGSVGAQALDVAARNPDLFRVAGIAAGGSDPAALAAQALAHQVDAVAVSRPTAVEDLQLALYAEAQKRGYNRGDFKLPRIFAGADAVVEMIDAVPVDVVLNALPGSQGLPPTLRALATGATLALANKESLIAGGPLVLAAAKPGQLVPVDSEHSAIAQALRAGRESEVARLVLTASGGPFRGRKREELADVTVEQAMAHPTWSMGPLITINSSTLVNKGLELIEAKLLFDIETDRIDVVVHPQSIIHSMVTFVDGSTIAQASPPDMRLPIALALHWPDRVPGAAAACVWDKPASWTFEPLDNEAFPAVELARHAGTVGGCVPAVYNAANEELVAAFLAQNTGFTSIVDTIAQVVEAADEWRREPRDVDDVLAAERWARARAGALIGKGK, encoded by the coding sequence ATGACTACCTCGCGAAGTGTGCTCGTGCTCGGTTCGACCGGTTCGGTCGGCGCCCAGGCCCTCGACGTCGCGGCCCGCAACCCGGACCTGTTCCGGGTCGCCGGGATCGCCGCGGGCGGCTCCGATCCCGCCGCGCTGGCCGCGCAAGCCCTGGCGCACCAGGTCGACGCCGTCGCCGTCAGCAGGCCGACGGCCGTGGAAGACCTGCAGCTCGCGCTGTACGCCGAGGCGCAGAAGCGCGGCTACAACCGGGGCGACTTCAAGCTCCCGCGCATCTTCGCCGGGGCCGACGCGGTCGTCGAGATGATCGACGCCGTCCCCGTCGACGTCGTCCTCAACGCGCTCCCCGGATCCCAGGGGCTCCCGCCGACCCTGCGCGCGCTCGCCACCGGCGCCACGCTCGCGCTGGCCAACAAGGAGTCGCTGATCGCGGGCGGGCCCCTGGTCCTGGCCGCGGCCAAGCCCGGTCAGCTGGTCCCGGTCGATTCCGAGCATTCCGCGATCGCCCAGGCCCTGCGCGCCGGCCGCGAGTCCGAGGTCGCCAGGCTGGTGCTCACCGCCTCGGGCGGCCCGTTCCGCGGCCGCAAGCGCGAGGAGCTGGCAGACGTCACCGTCGAGCAGGCGATGGCGCATCCGACCTGGTCGATGGGCCCGCTCATCACGATCAACTCGTCCACCCTGGTCAACAAGGGGCTGGAGCTGATCGAAGCGAAGCTCCTGTTCGACATCGAGACCGATCGCATCGACGTGGTCGTCCACCCGCAGTCGATCATCCACTCGATGGTGACCTTTGTGGACGGCTCGACGATCGCCCAGGCCAGCCCGCCCGACATGCGGCTGCCGATCGCGCTGGCCCTGCACTGGCCGGATCGCGTTCCCGGCGCCGCGGCGGCGTGCGTCTGGGACAAGCCCGCGAGCTGGACCTTCGAGCCGCTGGACAACGAGGCGTTCCCCGCCGTCGAGCTGGCGAGGCACGCCGGAACCGTCGGTGGCTGCGTCCCGGCGGTCTACAACGCCGCGAACGAGGAGCTGGTGGCCGCCTTCCTGGCACAGAACACCGGTTTCACCTCGATTGTGGACACTATTGCCCAGGTGGTGGAAGCCGCCGACGAATGGCGTCGCGAACCTCGCGACGTGGATGACGTACTGGCCGCCGAGCGCTGGGCTCGCGCGCGTGCCGGTGCGCTGATCGGTAAGGGGAAGTAG
- a CDS encoding peptidylprolyl isomerase has protein sequence MKLRWGVTAVVSALAAVVLPGVASAAPATSAGSLPIVRCEFTPTPENPAARPVFRPIPFTLTRGTIDVTFRFNYGPVTVRLNRAGAAPCAAHNLASLALQRFYDHSQCWRLTNSSRLGVLQCGDIYEAEKGGPGYKFPDEVDGTETYERGTIAMGNQGAGTNGSEFFIVHSFANIPKNYSVMGKVVRGMDVLDKIVANGIIPTDPNGPQDGLPAKPVKIQKATVGF, from the coding sequence ATGAAGCTGCGCTGGGGTGTCACCGCCGTCGTCTCCGCTCTCGCCGCCGTCGTGCTGCCCGGTGTGGCCTCGGCCGCCCCCGCAACCTCTGCGGGTTCGCTGCCGATCGTGCGCTGCGAGTTCACGCCGACGCCCGAGAACCCCGCGGCCCGCCCGGTGTTCCGGCCGATCCCTTTCACGCTGACCCGCGGCACGATCGACGTCACGTTCCGCTTCAACTACGGCCCGGTGACCGTGCGCCTGAACCGCGCGGGCGCCGCTCCGTGCGCCGCGCACAACCTGGCGAGCCTGGCGCTGCAGCGCTTCTACGACCACAGCCAGTGCTGGCGCCTGACGAACTCCTCCCGCCTCGGCGTCCTGCAGTGCGGCGACATCTACGAAGCCGAGAAGGGCGGGCCGGGCTACAAGTTCCCGGACGAGGTCGACGGCACCGAGACCTACGAACGCGGCACCATCGCCATGGGCAACCAGGGCGCCGGCACGAACGGCAGCGAGTTCTTCATCGTGCACTCGTTCGCGAACATCCCGAAGAACTACTCGGTGATGGGCAAGGTCGTACGGGGCATGGACGTGCTGGACAAGATCGTGGCGAACGGCATCATCCCGACGGATCCGAACGGTCCGCAGGACGGGCTGCCCGCGAAGCCGGTGAAGATCCAGAAGGCGACCGTCGGTTTCTGA